A genomic window from Dechloromonas sp. A34 includes:
- a CDS encoding DMT family protein, with the protein MTFAWYSHLKHLNEKPWWIAALISWGIALFEYLIQVPANRIGNTEMSLGQLKILQEVITLVVFVPFVVFYMEQPLKLDYLWAALCILGAVYFVFRT; encoded by the coding sequence ATGACTTTCGCCTGGTATTCGCACCTCAAGCATCTCAACGAGAAACCCTGGTGGATCGCAGCATTGATTTCCTGGGGCATCGCGCTATTCGAATACCTGATCCAGGTGCCGGCCAACCGCATCGGCAACACCGAGATGAGCCTCGGCCAGCTCAAGATATTGCAGGAAGTCATTACCCTCGTCGTCTTCGTGCCTTTCGTCGTCTTTTACATGGAGCAGCCACTGAAGCTTGACTATCTGTGGGCCGCTCTGTGTATCCTAGGCGCCGTCTATTTCGTTTTCAGGACTTGA
- the panB gene encoding 3-methyl-2-oxobutanoate hydroxymethyltransferase: protein MSAQTITRRLTQADLAKLYLAGEKVVMFTCYDASFARLLDGAGVESMLIGDSLGNVIQGHDTTLPVTVADIAYHVAAVKRGSDRPFIIADMPFGSYQESPEQAFRNAVTLMAAGAQMVKLEGGLDMAKTVEFLVHRGIPVCGHVGLTPQSVHALGGYKVQGKGEAAAQRLKDDALALQNAGATMVVLEAIPAVLAAEVTASLAIITIGIGAGKDCSGQVMVLHDAFDIPPGKKAKFVRNFMDGATSIADAAARAVAAVKDGSYPGPEHTYAA, encoded by the coding sequence ATGTCTGCCCAAACCATCACCCGCCGCCTGACCCAGGCCGACCTCGCCAAGCTCTACCTGGCCGGCGAGAAGGTCGTCATGTTCACCTGCTACGACGCCAGCTTCGCCCGTCTGCTCGACGGCGCCGGCGTTGAATCGATGCTCATCGGCGACTCGCTGGGCAACGTCATCCAAGGCCACGACACGACCCTGCCGGTCACCGTCGCCGACATCGCCTACCACGTCGCCGCCGTCAAGCGCGGCAGCGACCGTCCCTTCATCATCGCCGACATGCCCTTCGGCAGCTATCAGGAATCGCCGGAACAGGCTTTCCGCAACGCTGTGACGCTGATGGCGGCCGGCGCCCAGATGGTCAAGCTTGAAGGCGGGCTCGATATGGCGAAGACCGTCGAATTTCTCGTGCACCGCGGCATCCCGGTCTGCGGCCACGTCGGCCTGACGCCACAGTCAGTGCATGCGCTGGGCGGCTACAAGGTCCAGGGCAAGGGCGAAGCTGCCGCGCAACGCCTGAAGGATGATGCGCTGGCCCTGCAGAATGCCGGGGCGACGATGGTCGTTCTCGAAGCCATTCCGGCCGTGCTCGCTGCCGAAGTCACCGCCAGCCTGGCCATCATCACCATCGGCATCGGCGCCGGCAAGGACTGCTCCGGCCAGGTCATGGTGCTGCACGATGCCTTCGACATCCCGCCGGGAAAGAAGGCCAAGTTCGTCAGGAACTTCATGGACGGCGCGACCAGCATCGCCGACGCCGCCGCCCGTGCCGTCGCCGCCGTCAAGGACGGCAGTTATCCCGGCCCCGAACACACCTACGCCGCCTAA
- the panC gene encoding pantoate--beta-alanine ligase, with translation MHIHSRIADLRSALQGRGRVVFVPTMGNLHAGHISLMEQARAHGDTVVASIFVNRLQFGPNEDFDKYPRTFQADCDKLAAAGVDVLFAPTEADLYPEPQEYVVEPPAIQNILDGEFRPGHFRGVATVVLKLFNIVQPRAALFGKKDYQQLMVIRNMARQLALPIAIIGGETVRAEDGLALSSRNGYLSAAERAEAPRLYRLLNEIRDAVRAGERDTIKLENAALAELAAAGWKTDYVAVRQQADLSPPKGEKAPLVALAASRLGATRLIDNIEI, from the coding sequence ATGCACATCCATTCTCGCATCGCCGACCTGCGGTCGGCGCTCCAGGGGCGCGGCCGCGTCGTTTTCGTGCCGACCATGGGCAACCTGCACGCCGGCCACATCAGCCTGATGGAACAGGCCCGGGCCCACGGCGACACCGTGGTCGCCTCGATCTTCGTCAATCGCCTGCAATTCGGCCCGAACGAGGATTTCGACAAATACCCGCGCACCTTCCAGGCTGATTGCGACAAGCTGGCCGCCGCCGGCGTCGATGTGCTGTTCGCGCCGACCGAGGCCGACCTCTACCCCGAGCCACAGGAATACGTCGTCGAGCCGCCGGCCATCCAGAACATTCTCGATGGCGAATTCCGCCCCGGCCATTTCCGCGGCGTCGCCACCGTCGTCCTCAAGCTGTTCAACATCGTCCAGCCGCGGGCCGCCCTGTTCGGCAAGAAGGACTACCAGCAGTTGATGGTCATCCGCAACATGGCCCGCCAACTGGCCCTGCCGATCGCCATCATCGGCGGCGAAACGGTACGCGCCGAAGACGGCCTGGCGCTTTCCTCGCGCAACGGCTACCTGAGCGCCGCCGAGCGCGCCGAAGCGCCCCGCCTCTATCGCCTGCTCAATGAAATCCGCGATGCCGTGCGGGCCGGCGAGCGCGACACCATCAAGCTCGAGAACGCCGCCCTCGCTGAGCTCGCTGCGGCGGGCTGGAAGACCGATTATGTTGCAGTGCGGCAACAGGCCGACCTGTCGCCGCCAAAAGGCGAAAAAGCCCCGCTGGTGGCGCTTGCCGCCAGTCGACTGGGAGCAACGCGGCTCATTGATAACATTGAGATTTAA
- the panD gene encoding aspartate 1-decarboxylase, with product MQRTMLKSKLHRVTTTHADLHYEGSCAIDEDLLEAANIKEYEQIDIWNVNNGERFTTYAIRAERGSGVISVNGSAARRAAPGDILIIATFAVYNEIELAKYEPELIYVDSQNRITRRGHKIPTQAAA from the coding sequence ATGCAGAGAACCATGCTGAAATCCAAGTTGCACCGCGTGACGACGACTCACGCCGACCTGCATTACGAGGGTTCATGCGCCATTGATGAAGACCTGCTCGAGGCGGCCAACATCAAGGAATACGAACAGATCGATATCTGGAACGTAAACAATGGCGAGCGTTTCACCACCTATGCCATTCGCGCTGAGCGCGGATCGGGCGTCATCTCGGTCAACGGTTCGGCTGCGCGCCGTGCTGCGCCGGGCGACATCCTGATCATCGCCACCTTCGCCGTCTACAATGAGATCGAACTGGCCAAGTACGAGCCGGAACTGATCTACGTCGATTCGCAAAACCGCATCACCCGTCGCGGGCACAAGATACCGACCCAGGCTGCCGCCTGA
- the folK gene encoding 2-amino-4-hydroxy-6-hydroxymethyldihydropteridine diphosphokinase has product MNIAYVALGANLGDPASTIRAAFGALANLPESRVVHCSSLYRTAPVGILDQPEFVNAVAMLETTLAPEALLDALLEVEQRFGRIRAEKNGPRTLDLDLLLYDDQFVDLPRLTLPHPRLHLRAFVLQPLAELAPDLIIPGRGRIAAWLPAVANQGIVLL; this is encoded by the coding sequence ATGAACATTGCCTACGTCGCGCTGGGCGCCAATCTCGGCGATCCGGCGAGCACCATCCGCGCCGCCTTCGGTGCCCTGGCCAACCTGCCCGAGAGCCGCGTTGTGCATTGCTCTTCGCTCTACCGCACGGCGCCGGTCGGCATCCTTGACCAGCCGGAATTCGTCAATGCGGTAGCCATGCTGGAAACCACGCTCGCCCCGGAAGCGCTGCTTGATGCACTGCTCGAGGTGGAACAGCGCTTCGGCCGCATTCGCGCCGAGAAGAATGGCCCGCGCACACTCGATCTCGATCTGCTGCTCTACGACGACCAGTTCGTCGACCTGCCCCGTCTGACCCTCCCCCACCCGCGCCTGCATCTGCGCGCCTTCGTGCTCCAGCCGCTGGCCGAACTAGCACCCGACCTGATCATCCCCGGGCGCGGCCGCATTGCCGCCTGGCTGCCGGCCGTCGCCAACCAGGGCATCGTCCTCCTGTGA